The Gammaproteobacteria bacterium DNA window AACGGTTCCACATATTGGTAATGTGGGTGTGAATTCTGAAGATAGTGAATCACAAAAACCTTATTTAGCGGGTCTCATAGTCCGCGATTTATCTTTAATTCCAAGTAATTGGCGATCAGAAAAGTCACTCGGTGAGTATTTACGAGAACACAATATTATTGGAATTGCAGATATTGATACACGTCAGCTCACGCGCATTTTACGTGACCGTGGTGCACAACATGGTTGTCTGATGGCGGGGCCTTCAATCAATGAGCAAGAAGCTATTTCCATCGCACGAGAATTTACAGGTCTGAATGGATTGGATTTGGCAAAAGAAGTAACGACCTCTGAAATTTACGAATGGCGCGAAGGCAGTTGGTTGTGGCCAACAGGTTATCAAAAAAGAGAGGAAGCAGATTGTCCTTATCATGTCGTTGTTTATGATTACGGTGTAAAACACAATATTTTACGATTACTTGTAGATCAAGGATGTCATTTAACGGTTGTTCCTGCAACGACATCTGCTAAAAAAGTACTAGAATTAAAACCCGATGGAATATTTTTTTCTAACGGTCCTGGAGATCCTGCAGCTTGTGATTATGCCATTGACGCAATTAGAGAATTATTACCAACAAACATTCCGATTTTTGGAATTTGTTTGGGATTTCAATTATTAGCATTGGCGTGTGGTGGTAAAACAGAAAAAATGAAATTTGGTCATCATGGTGCTAATCATCCTGTTCGCCATCATGCTGATAATTCTGTGATGATTACAAGTCAGAATCATGGATTTTCAGTCTCAGAACGTGATTTACCCTCGGAACTGGAAATTACGGCATCCTCCATGTTTGACGGAACACCACAAGGACTTCGTCATAAAAAATACCCAGCCTTTGCTTATCAAGGGCACCCGGAAGCTAGCCCTGGACCGCATGATTTGTGTGGCAGTTTTGCAGAATTTATTGAGTTGATTCATCATGCCAAAAAGAAATGATCTTAAATCCATATTATTATTAGGCGCTGGCCCTATTGTGATTGGACAAGCGTGCGAATTCGATTATTCAGGTACTCAAGCGTGCAAAGCACTTCGAGAAGAAGGTTACCGTGTTATTTTAGTGAATTCGAATCCTGCCACAATCATGACTGATCCTCAAATGGCGGATGTCACTTATATAGAGCCTATGAATTGGGAAGTGATTGCAAAAATCATTGAACGCGAAAAACCGGATGCTATTTTGCCTACCATGGGTGGTCAAACTGCACTGAATTTGGCATTAGATTTGGCACGAGAAGGTATTTTAGAAAAATACAATGTGGAGATGATAGGAGCTTCACGTGAAGCGATTGATAAAGCAGAAGATAGAGAATTATTTCGCGATGCCATGACTAAAATTGGCTTAGAAATGCCTTACTCAAGATTAGCGCACAGTTTAGAAGATGCACTCGAAATCCTGGATGAAATTGGTTTCCCTATTATTATTCGTCCGTCATTTACGATGGGCGGTTCTGGTGGTGGAATTGCGTACAATCGTGAAGAATTTATTGAAATTTGTGAACGAGGACTCGATTTATCTCCGACCAGCGAATTATTGTTAGATGAATCCATTATCGGATGGAAAGAATTCGAAATGGAAGTTGTTCGAGATCACAAAGATAATTGCATTATTATCTGTTCAATTGAAAATTTTGATCCGATGGGAATTCATACGGGTGATTCTATTACCGTTGCACCAGCGCAAACATTAACCGATAAAGAATATCAACGAATGCGTGATGCTTCAATTGCAGTGTTGCGAGAAATCGGTGTTGATACGGGCGGGTCCAATGTTCAATTCGGCGTTGATCCAAAAACAGGTCGAATGGTCGTTATTGAAATGAATCCCCGTGTTTCTCGATCTTCTGCTTTAGCCTCGAAAGCCACTGGTTTTCCGATTGCAAGAATTGCCACAAAATTAGCGATTGGATATACCTTAGACGAATTAGCCAATGAAATTACGGGTGGGAAAACACCTGCCTCATTTGAACCTAGTATTGATTATGTCGTCACTAAAATACCACGATTTAATTTTGAAAAATTCCGTGGTGCTGATACTCGATTAACCACTCAAATGAAATCAGTTGGTGAAGTGATGGCGTTTGGGCGTACATTCCAAGAGTCTATTCAAAAGGCCATTCGAGGATTAGAAGTAGGGAAATTAGGATTAGAAAGTGTTGTCGATTTAGTGAATGAAGACTGTAGAGATATTCTGTGCAGAGAAATGCGCGGCGCTAGTTGGGATCGGTTGTGGTATGTCGCTGATGCTTTTCGATTTGGGATGAGCCTAGAAGAAATTAATTTAATTACACACATTGACCACTGGTTTTTAGCGCAGATTGAAGAATTAATTCAAATCGAACACAGTATTTCAAATATGAATTTAGCTGAACTCAATGCCGATACTTTATGGCAAATTAAGCGTAAAGGTTTTGCAGATGCACGTTTGGCCCAATTGATGGGAGTCAGTGAGCAAGAAGTTCGAAAACATCGATTAGCGATGGGAATTACCCCGGTTTATAAGCGAGTTGATACCTGCGCTGCAGAATTTTCAACCAATACCGCCTATCTTTATTCAACATACGAAAAAGAGTGTGAATCTCAACCGACTCAACGCGAAAAAATAATGATATTAGGTGGTGGGCCTAATCGAATAGGTCAAGGAATTGAATTTGATTATTGTTGTGTTCACGCTGCTATAGCAATGCGAGAAGCGGGTTACGAAACAATTATGGTTAATTGTAATCCCGAAACGGTTTCAACTGATTATGATATTTCAGATCGTTTATATTTCGAATCTTTAACATTAGAAGATGTACTGAATATTGTTGCTTTAGAAAATCCGAAAGGCGTTATTGTTCAATTCGGTGGGCAGACACCGCTGAAATTATCAAAAGCACTAGAAGATGCTGGAGTACCTATTATTGGAACTACACCTGATGCGATAGATCGTGCGGAAAGTCGTGAACGATTTGCGCAATTAGTTCAAAAATTAGGGATTTTACAACCTCCCAACGGAACGGTGCGATCTATTGAAGAAGGATTACGATTAGCCAATGTTTTTGCTTATCCTTTAGTTGTACGTCCTTCGTATGTGCTCGGTGGAAGAGCAATGAAAGTGGTCTATAACGAAAAAGAATTACAACGTTATATGCATGAATCTGCTGAAGTGACCTCCGATTCCCCATTGCTTCTCGATCATTTTATTGATGATGCGACAGAAGTTGATGTTGATATTGTTTGCGATGGAAAAAATATTTTTCTTGGCGGAATTATGGAGCACATTGAACAAGCTGGAATTCATTCTGGTGATTCAGCTTGTTGTTTACCGCCACATTCTTTATCGAATGAAATCCAAGAAAAATTAGTAGAACAAATGAAAAATATCGCATTTGAATTAGGTGTGGTTGGATTGATGAATGCGCAATTTGCCATTCGTGGTGACAATATTTATGTGTTGGAAGTGAATCCACGAGCGTCTCGTACAATTCCTTTTGTTGCAAAAGCGACAGGTGTCCCTTTAGCAAAAATTGCGGCCAAATGCATGATAGGAATGAGTTTGGTTGAGCAAGGATTTACTGATGCAATTCGTCCTAGTCATTATTGTGTCAAATTTCCCGTGTTCCCGTTTGCGAAATTTCCTGGAGTTGACCCTATGTTGGGTCCTGAAATGAAGTCGACTGGGGAAGTGATGGGGATAGGTTCCACATTTGAAGAAGCCTTTGCAAAAGGCGTATTAGGCGCTGGAATTACGATGCCGACACGTGGATTAGTTTTTATCAGTGTACGTAATGCTGATAAACCTCGTGCAGTGGAAGTCTCACGTTATTTATGCGCAATGGGTTTTGATATTATCGCCACTCGCGGAACGGCAGCTGTGTTAGCTAAAGCGGGGGTTCCTCAGCAAATCGTGAATAAAGTAACAGAGGGTCGTCCCAATATTGTGGATCTGATCAAAAATAACGAAATTGCGATGATCATCAATACTACCGAAGGTCAGCAAGCCTACGGGGATTCGTATGCGATTCGAAGTAACGCGGTGGCTCGAAAAGTCTGTTATTTTACGACTTTAGAAGGTGGGAAAGCTGCTTCTGCCTCGTTGCAATATGATCCGCGACAATCGATTACCCGAATACAGGATTTACATGCCATAGTGCGAGTGACCGTTTGATTATCGCTCTAAGTTTATCAGAATAAACCTATCGTCTTGTCAAATTTTGAAAATGAGAATATATTACGGCCGAATCGACGATTTTCGTTTAAGTCGTGATTCACCGGTTTCTATAGATATTACTTAAGGAGAATTCTGATGAAAAAGGCAACTGTTGGAATAGCAGTATTGTTAGCCCTCGGATTGAGCACGGCAGGTTTTGCGGAAGCACAAAAGCACCGCCATCATGGTAAACATCATGCTCAAAAGCATTCTAAGGTGAAAGTGGCTGATAATTCAGGTGCAAATGGTGCTAATGGTGCAAACGCTACTGCAAATGCAACTGATGCAGCAAAAGCTCAAAATCAAAAGCAGCAAAATAGTGCACAAGCGGCTAATCAAAGCCAAGCTCAAGGGGAAGATCAGCAAAATCAAGCGCAACCTAATGCTGCTCAGCAATCAGCAAACAATGCTGGTGCTACAGATCCTGCAGGTACCGCTGGTAACCCTAGTTATCAAGAAAACGATTAATTACCGTCGTTCGCCCCCTCCCAAGAGGGGGCATCCTTTGTTTACAAATTGATGCTGTCGGGATAAGCCATGAGTCACGATGAATTAGATACTATCGATGTGATTGATGAAGAAGAGTTCATAGAAGAGGGGACTGCCCTGTCATCCGATGAACCCGAAAAGATTGTGGTTGCAAAAAAGCCTCGGCGGGCCATTCGTCGCCTCATAGAAGATGCCCTCGAAGAACGGCGTCTGAAAGCTGCCCTTAAAGGCTATGATGATCCTTTGCTGAGCAGCGATCTAGACTAGGAAAAAACGTCCTTATTTCCAGCGGATCTAGACTCAATCTGAACATTTTAGCTAAATCTCAGCATGGTTAGTCGGTTGGTTGGGATTGTTTTTTCTTGCCAAAGAGGTGTCTTTTCTGACAAAATAGGATCCATTACTAATATTTAAGAGAGGTACTACTTATGAGAAAAGGTCCTGAACATACATCCAGTTCTAGATTATTCAGACATGCTCAGTCAGGAGCGAATTTAGCTTCTAATACATGGAATCTTATGGCGGCTACAGCCTCTGTGGCAGCTCCTTTTGCTTTAGTTGCATTGGCGGTCTATGGAGCTTTTAATTTATTAACATTTTCAACAGTTTTAACCGTTGTTGCATTGTTTGTATTCGCAGCGTATTTGATGTCTGGACCAAGCACCCCTTCAAAAGGAGTTACGCTTAACATGGATCCAACTTGGTAATAGCTCCAACCGCTTAAAATAAATAGTGAGCATTTGCTAATGCAAAAATTACCAATGACCAAGCTCGGTTTTGATAAACTGACCAGTGAGCTTGAAGATCTAAAGCGTGTAAAACGTCCTGAAGTAGTGAAAGCCATTTCAGAGGCTCGAGCTCATGGTGATCTTAAAGAAAATGCGGAATATCATGCGGCTAAAGAACAACAAGGCATGATAGAAGGAAGAATTAAAAAACTCGAATCAGATTTGAGTCATAGTCAGGTTATTGATGTCACTGCCTTACCTGCTGATAATCGCGTTGTGTTCGGTGCGACGGTTGAATTAATTAACGTCGATACTGAACAAAAAGTGCGTTATCAAATTGTGGGTGAAGGTGAGGCTGATTTAAAACTCGGGAAAATTTCTTATCTTTCTCCTATCGCAAGAGGAATCATCGGCAAACATGAGGGCGCAGAAGTTGAAATTCAGACGCCAAACGGATTGTTGAATTTCGAAATACTAAAAGTTTTTTATATTTAATAAGAGGTGCTTTATGTTAACAAGTGAAGATTTATTTTGGAATATTGCCGAGGTTGTGGCTGTAACTGCGGTTGTTGGATTAATGGCAGCTTTTAAGTTGGTTGCTGTTCAAGTTTTTCTAAGCTGTTTAGTTGCTGCTGCAATCGGTACTGCGCTTATGATAGGGCTATATATGTGTTTTGGAGAAGATAATAAATCAAGCTATAGCCACCGATACTAGATTCTTTTAGCTCTATTATTTAAGCCACTTTAAAAAAGATGGGATTGACGCATCCGGTAAAATACGAACCATATACAGTGCGATCCCGGTATTCATTAATGCTAATGTTAAAAATATTTTCGTTAATGTGAAGTGCAGTTGTAGCAGTGTCATAATCATCAATGCAGAAATCACCATAAAGATTGCGTTAATTATATTATTGGCAGCAATGATTCGAGCGCGATGATTTTCCGGAGATCGTACCTGCAACAGAGCGTACAAGG harbors:
- the carB gene encoding carbamoyl-phosphate synthase large subunit, encoding MPKRNDLKSILLLGAGPIVIGQACEFDYSGTQACKALREEGYRVILVNSNPATIMTDPQMADVTYIEPMNWEVIAKIIEREKPDAILPTMGGQTALNLALDLAREGILEKYNVEMIGASREAIDKAEDRELFRDAMTKIGLEMPYSRLAHSLEDALEILDEIGFPIIIRPSFTMGGSGGGIAYNREEFIEICERGLDLSPTSELLLDESIIGWKEFEMEVVRDHKDNCIIICSIENFDPMGIHTGDSITVAPAQTLTDKEYQRMRDASIAVLREIGVDTGGSNVQFGVDPKTGRMVVIEMNPRVSRSSALASKATGFPIARIATKLAIGYTLDELANEITGGKTPASFEPSIDYVVTKIPRFNFEKFRGADTRLTTQMKSVGEVMAFGRTFQESIQKAIRGLEVGKLGLESVVDLVNEDCRDILCREMRGASWDRLWYVADAFRFGMSLEEINLITHIDHWFLAQIEELIQIEHSISNMNLAELNADTLWQIKRKGFADARLAQLMGVSEQEVRKHRLAMGITPVYKRVDTCAAEFSTNTAYLYSTYEKECESQPTQREKIMILGGGPNRIGQGIEFDYCCVHAAIAMREAGYETIMVNCNPETVSTDYDISDRLYFESLTLEDVLNIVALENPKGVIVQFGGQTPLKLSKALEDAGVPIIGTTPDAIDRAESRERFAQLVQKLGILQPPNGTVRSIEEGLRLANVFAYPLVVRPSYVLGGRAMKVVYNEKELQRYMHESAEVTSDSPLLLDHFIDDATEVDVDIVCDGKNIFLGGIMEHIEQAGIHSGDSACCLPPHSLSNEIQEKLVEQMKNIAFELGVVGLMNAQFAIRGDNIYVLEVNPRASRTIPFVAKATGVPLAKIAAKCMIGMSLVEQGFTDAIRPSHYCVKFPVFPFAKFPGVDPMLGPEMKSTGEVMGIGSTFEEAFAKGVLGAGITMPTRGLVFISVRNADKPRAVEVSRYLCAMGFDIIATRGTAAVLAKAGVPQQIVNKVTEGRPNIVDLIKNNEIAMIINTTEGQQAYGDSYAIRSNAVARKVCYFTTLEGGKAASASLQYDPRQSITRIQDLHAIVRVTV
- the carA gene encoding glutamine-hydrolyzing carbamoyl-phosphate synthase small subunit, which encodes ALLALSDGTLFWGAAIGAEGFSVGEVVFNTSMTGYQEIITDPSYARQIVTLTVPHIGNVGVNSEDSESQKPYLAGLIVRDLSLIPSNWRSEKSLGEYLREHNIIGIADIDTRQLTRILRDRGAQHGCLMAGPSINEQEAISIAREFTGLNGLDLAKEVTTSEIYEWREGSWLWPTGYQKREEADCPYHVVVYDYGVKHNILRLLVDQGCHLTVVPATTSAKKVLELKPDGIFFSNGPGDPAACDYAIDAIRELLPTNIPIFGICLGFQLLALACGGKTEKMKFGHHGANHPVRHHADNSVMITSQNHGFSVSERDLPSELEITASSMFDGTPQGLRHKKYPAFAYQGHPEASPGPHDLCGSFAEFIELIHHAKKK
- the greA gene encoding transcription elongation factor GreA; translation: MQKLPMTKLGFDKLTSELEDLKRVKRPEVVKAISEARAHGDLKENAEYHAAKEQQGMIEGRIKKLESDLSHSQVIDVTALPADNRVVFGATVELINVDTEQKVRYQIVGEGEADLKLGKISYLSPIARGIIGKHEGAEVEIQTPNGLLNFEILKVFYI